The DNA window AGGACTTCCTCGAGGAGATGGCCTCGCTGGAGCGCTTTCGCCAGCGCTTCCACGAGCGCTATCCCGCCGCGCCCCTGGAGCGCGAGGACCCGGACGTGCGGCGCCTCATGGAGGCGATGGCGTTCTTCTCGGTGCAGACGCGTCACGCCACGCTGCACAACCTGCGAGCCACCTGGCGGCGGCTGTTCGCGGGCTTCTTCGACTTCCTCCTCGAGCCGCTGCCCACGCGCGCGGTGGTGGAGGCGCTCCCCGGCGGAAAGATGGGCGAGCCCATCCTCCTGCCTCGCGGCACGGAGCTGCGGCTGTCCCCCAGCCAGGGCGAGCCCGGCACCTTCCGGTTGCAGCGGGACTTGCGCGTGCTGCCCGTGGAGCTGGAGTCCACGGAGGTGCGCCCGCTGGTGCGCGGCGGGCACCGGCTCATCCTCACCTTCGAGTCGCGCCACGAGCGCGCGGACACGGTGGGCACGCTGAGCCTGCACGTGCGGCACCTGGACGAGTACCTGCCGTCGCTCGCGGTGTTCCACTCGCTGCGCCAGCACCTGCGGGGCGTCAGCGTGGTGTACGACGCGCTGGCGGACGAACACTCCACGGGCACCAAGTGCGACGTGTCCTTCGACCGCGAGGCCCCCTCGCCGGAGGACTCGGCGTCGTTCTCGCATCCGCTCCAGCGGCTGCGCTCGTTCTTCCTCTTCCCGGAGACGGAGCTCTTCATCCACGTCGACGTGGCGCCCACGCGGGGGGCATGGCGGCGCTTCAGCCTGTGCTTCGACCTGGCCCAGGAGTGGACGGTGGGCCGCTCGCACCGGCCCGACTTCCTGGTGCCCTTCGCGGTGCCGGTGGAGAACCTGCGCGCGGAGCCTGCCCAGGTCATCACCACGGACGGCACCCGCTCCGAGCACCCCATCCGCAACATGAGCGCGGGGCGGGAGCTGGCGCTGCACTCGGTGACGGGCGTGTTCGAGATGACGAAGACGGGCCTGACGCCGCTGCGGCCCGCGCACCTGCCCGGCACGGGCCCGGCCTACGAGGTGGAGGAGGTTCCGACGGAGCACGGCCCCTCTCCGCACCTGGTGCTGCGCATGCCGGAGGCGTTCACCGCGCCGCGCAAGCTGGTGGTGGAGGCGCTGTGGCACCAGCCGCGCTTCGCCTCGGATGCCTCCGGACGAATCGCGGTGAGCGTGCCGGGGCGGCACATCGAGGGCCTGGACTGGCGCCTCGTCGGGCAGCTCCAGCCGGACCGCGAGAGCCCGCTGCGCGATGACCTGACCGCGCTCACCCAGCTCCTCGCCTGGAAGGCCCAGGCCACGCTGGGGCTGGATGAGCTCCGCTCCGTGCTGGAGCACCTGGGTACGCCCACCGAAGGCCCCTTCCGACGCGTGCTGCCGCTGATGCGCGAGCTGACCGTGTCGCGCGTGCCGGACAGCGCCATGCGCGGCTCGGGCCTGCGCCACGTGTACGAGGTGGTGGTGGAGCCCTTCGAGCCCGGCTTCGAGCCGCTGGTGGTGTGCTTCCTCACGCGGGTACGCGACTTGCTGGATGCATGGAACCACGAGGCCGCGGTGGAGCTTCGAGCCACCATCGCGGGTGCCGGTCCCCTCGCCCTTCCGGGAGTCTCCTGACATGAAGCTGACGCACTGGAAAGCCATCCTCCTGGCCTACCGCCACGTGGAGACCATCCTCGAGCGGGAGCTGGGCGCGGCGAACCTGGACCCGGCCTACCGCGACCACCTGTCTCCGGGCGCGATGGACGCGATGTCCCGCGACCTGGTCGTCGAAATCGAGAAGCTCCGCATCGCCCTGGGCACGGACCTGCGCTCCGACGACGTGGAGAAGGTGCTGCAGCCGTTCGCGTTCCTCCTGGACGAGAAGGTGCTCGGGCGGCTGGCGAATGACGACGCCCAGCACTGGCCACTGTTGCAGCTGCGCGTGTTCGGCTTGGACTCCGGCGGAGACCTCTTCTACGAGCTGGCCGACACGTGCCTGCGCAGGCAGGACACGGCGCCCCTGCTCTTCGAGATGCTGCACTTCTGCCTCACCGCGGGCTTCACCGGCCGGTATGTCGGGCACCCCGCGCGGCTTCGCGAGTACCGCGAGCAGTTGGTGGCCCGCATCCCCCGCCCGGAGGCCATCGCGCCCCAGGCCGCGGCCGAGGAAGCCGGCCCGCCGCCCACGCTCTACGACTTCCCGTGGCGCTACTACGCGGTGACGCTCGCCATCATCGTCACGCTGCCCGTGGTGCTCTGGCACCTCTCCAACTGAGGCCCTTGTGATGACCTCCCCCAAGACACCGCCCCGAAAGCCCTCCGCGGGCATGGCCGAGCTGGTGGAGCGACTGGAGCGGGCCGTCGCGGCCTCGCTGGGTTCGCTCGGCGAAGGGACGAAGCCCTTGCTGGACGTGGTGCGCGAAGGCGCGAAGGCCCTGGAGCCGGGCCCGGGTGGCGCGCGGCTCTCGCTCAAGGAGCGGGAGGCATGGGGCGTGCAGCTTGAGACGACATTTCAGCGGCTGGAAGACGTGATGGAAGGTCTTCAGCTCGCGGCCCGCGCACAAGCGGGCGGGAAGAGGGACTAGCCATGGCGGGCGAGAAGGTTGCGGCCGCGGCGACCGCGAGTGCGGCCGCGAACGCGGCGACGACGGCGACGGAAGCAGCGCGCCCCTATTTGACGTGGATACTCATCGGGCTGGGGGTGCTGCTGGCCCTGGCGCTGGTGGTGGGCCTGGTGTGGTGGTGGCGCAAGCGCCGCCCGGCCGCGCCCGCGGCGGAGCCTCGCAAGAAGCTGGAGGCCAAGGCGCTGCTGCGCATCCAGGAGAAGTTCCTGCGGGCGCTGCCGCTGCGCTACCGCGTGGCGGTGATGGACTTCCCCACCGTGGTGGTGATGGGCCCCGCGGGCGCGGGCAAGACGACGCTCATCGACCTGGAGGTGGACTGGCGCAGGCAGGAGCGCCAGTTCATGCCCAGCTACACCTCGGACCCGCTGCTTCAAATCTTCCTCGGGCCCGACAAGGTGGTGCACGAGGTCTCCGCGTCGCTCCTGGAGGACGACACGCAGGAGGCGCGCAGTGCGCTGCGGCGCCTGTGGCGCTCGAGCTTCCGGCGTCAGCGCGGGCGTGTCGTCATCGCGCTCGACACGCGCTGGCTCGCCGAGACGCCTCCGGACGAGGTGCGCCGCTTCATCCAGCTGGTTCGCGGGAAGATCAACCTGCTGGGCGAGGTGAGCAAGGGCGCCGTCGAGACGCGGCTGTGCCTGACGCACATGGACTCGCTGGTAGGCTTCGAGGACTTCGCCCAGCTCCTGCGCGGCCATGGCATCCCCCTGCACTGGGACGTGCCGCCGCCGGGAGAGGAAGGCAAGCTGGCCTCGGGGCTCCAGCCGCTGGAGCAGTACTTCGCGCTGGGCCTGGTGTCGCTGTCGGTGGAGGCCTTCGGTCGGCTCGAGGAGTTCTACGCGCGGGGTGGCGACTCCTTCGCGGCGCTCGCGCGCTTCGTCACCGGCCTGTGGGAGGGCGGCGCGCTGTCCTACCGGCCAGAGCTGTCGCGGGTGTACCTGTCATCTCCCTACGCGGAGGCCCGCTCGGTGGGGGTGTTCGCCATCGCGGCGGAGAAGCGGAACATCGAGCTGCGCTCGCTCTACCTCGGCAAGCACCTCCGCCGCTGCGCGGCCCTGCTGGCGCTGGGGTGTCTGCCCGTCCTCGCCGCGTATGCGAACTTCCATGGCCGGCTCGAAGCGGCCCAGCGGCACATGGCGGACTTCGACTCCACGGTGCAGCGGCTCCAGCAGCAGCACCTGACGGCCTCCGGCGAGGTCGTGGTGGACAAGGGCCAGGGCGCGATGCAGGCCATGGACGCGCTCCTCGCCGCCAAGCGCTACTGGCCTCCGCTGAACCACAGCTTCCTCGACGAGCAGGAGGTGCTCCGGGCGCAGTTGGCCAACACCGTCCGGCTCTCGTACCTCAAGCCGCTCATGGAGCGGTGCCAGGAGCAGTGTGAGCGCTGCGGCCCGCTCATCCCCGGTTGTTCGCCGTCGGAGCTGGGAGGGAGCCGCTCCCTCTTCTCACCCACGCAGGTGGACGAGCGGTGCGAGCGGGAGACGCTCTGCCGCCCCGAGCAGATGCTGCACCTGATGGCGGTGGCGCGCTCGGCGCGCGGCGACGACATGGGCCGCTTCCTCTTGTCGAGCCTGGATGGCCAGTACCGCAAGCGATGGAACTGGGCGGCGGACTCGCTGGACCTCCTGGGTACGCGTGCGTCCGGCAAGGACGGCGACTGGATGCAGGCCACGGGGCTGCGCGAGGAAGTCGTCGGCGACTACATCATCTCCAGCGACCAGGCCTGGCGCGCGGGCATGCAGACGCAGGGACAGGTTCCCTGGATGCGGTGGCCCTACCAGTGGCTGCGGGAGGAGAGCTACCTGGGCCCGTGGAGAGATCACCTCATGCGCCTGCAGTTGGTGCTGGGGGCTCGAGAGCTGAACCTGGAGCAGTGGCGCGCGCTCGCGACTGAGCGTCAGCGGCTCCAGATTACGCTGGCGCAGAGCGTCTCCTATACGTCCGCGCACAAGCTGCTGGCGCTGCTCGACGCATCGGGTTCGCCGGAGAGCCAGGCGACCCTCAAGGGCGTGGAGAACACGCTCGACGCGCTCGACTGGCACCGGGACCACCAGGCCATGCTGGCGGCGGTGCTGCGCATGGAGGAGGAGATTGACGCGGGCCTGAAGGCCGCCGAGGAGATGTCCACGGCGGAGCTCTTGACGCGCACCGGTGGCCTCTTCGTGCCCGCGAACGCGGATGCGCGCATCGAGGTGCGAGTGCTCCAGCAGTCCTTCGAGTTCCGGCCCAAGGAGCTGTCGCGCGTGTTGCTGGACAAGCTCCTGCGGCAGATTGAGCAGGGGCAGAATCCATTCAGCCGGCGCCTGATGGGACTGCCGTCCGGCGCGGTGGCGGCCGCCCAGGAGAACGGGCTGGGCATCTCCATCGGGGACGCGATGGATGTGGGGCGCGTGGACGCGATGCCCTCGAACCATGGTTCGGAGTGGCTGAACTTCGAGACCGACATCCGGCCCCTGGTGGATGAGTTCACCATTCGCATGACGGACTCGAAGCTCTCCCGCGCGGAGGCCGCGCAGCGCCAGGGCTACGTGCTGAAGAAGGTCTCCAACTTCGGGCAGCGGTATCGACAGGACCTGCTGGTGAAGTACCGCGACTATCGCTTCACGGCGCTGACGACGACGCTGGCCTCGGAGCTCTCCGCGGTGACGCAGCCGACGTCGGAGCTGGTGGCGATGCTGCGCGAGGTGTCGACAGGCGCGGGAATCGGCCCGATGGAGGGCCCTTACTACGAGCCGCTGCGCCAGGAGCTGTCGGCCTTCCGTCCCGTCGTCCAGCTCATGACGCCGGACAAGGATGGGCAGACGAAGGAGCTGTCCGCGTTCCTGCTGCTGGTGTCGCAGCTGCACACGGAGGTCTCCGGCTTCAACGCGCCGCCGATGTTGAGCGACCGCACGGTGGTGCCCGCGGCGATGCGCACGGGAGGCCAGGAGGCGCCCGCGACGGCCGAGGAGAGCGGCCGGCAGTTGGTCGACCTGCTCTCGCCGCTGGGCCGCGTGGGCCTGTCGATGCTGCTCGACGAGGAGGGCTCGTACCTGCGCAAGGTGGATGCGTGGCTGGACAAGCAGGGCATCCTGGGTGAGTTGCGGCGGCCGTTCCGCGAGCCCTTCCTGGTGACTCGGGAGCTGGGCCGGGCGGAGCTGGAGCGCGTGCTGGAGGAGCAGTGGGAGTGGCGCTTCCGGACGTTGCTCACGCCGCTCATGCGTCGCTATCCCTTCGCGGTGGAGGCGAGCCAGGAGCTGGACCCGACGGAGCTGGACGTCCTCAAGCGCAAGGATGGAGCCTTCTGGCAGTTCGTGAACCAGGTCCTGTCGCCGGTGGTCGAGGAGCGCGGCACGGAGTGGATGCTGCGCCGGCCGCTGCGGCAGCAACTGGCGGTTC is part of the Myxococcus landrumus genome and encodes:
- a CDS encoding type VI secretion IcmF C-terminal domain-containing protein, which codes for MAGEKVAAAATASAAANAATTATEAARPYLTWILIGLGVLLALALVVGLVWWWRKRRPAAPAAEPRKKLEAKALLRIQEKFLRALPLRYRVAVMDFPTVVVMGPAGAGKTTLIDLEVDWRRQERQFMPSYTSDPLLQIFLGPDKVVHEVSASLLEDDTQEARSALRRLWRSSFRRQRGRVVIALDTRWLAETPPDEVRRFIQLVRGKINLLGEVSKGAVETRLCLTHMDSLVGFEDFAQLLRGHGIPLHWDVPPPGEEGKLASGLQPLEQYFALGLVSLSVEAFGRLEEFYARGGDSFAALARFVTGLWEGGALSYRPELSRVYLSSPYAEARSVGVFAIAAEKRNIELRSLYLGKHLRRCAALLALGCLPVLAAYANFHGRLEAAQRHMADFDSTVQRLQQQHLTASGEVVVDKGQGAMQAMDALLAAKRYWPPLNHSFLDEQEVLRAQLANTVRLSYLKPLMERCQEQCERCGPLIPGCSPSELGGSRSLFSPTQVDERCERETLCRPEQMLHLMAVARSARGDDMGRFLLSSLDGQYRKRWNWAADSLDLLGTRASGKDGDWMQATGLREEVVGDYIISSDQAWRAGMQTQGQVPWMRWPYQWLREESYLGPWRDHLMRLQLVLGARELNLEQWRALATERQRLQITLAQSVSYTSAHKLLALLDASGSPESQATLKGVENTLDALDWHRDHQAMLAAVLRMEEEIDAGLKAAEEMSTAELLTRTGGLFVPANADARIEVRVLQQSFEFRPKELSRVLLDKLLRQIEQGQNPFSRRLMGLPSGAVAAAQENGLGISIGDAMDVGRVDAMPSNHGSEWLNFETDIRPLVDEFTIRMTDSKLSRAEAAQRQGYVLKKVSNFGQRYRQDLLVKYRDYRFTALTTTLASELSAVTQPTSELVAMLREVSTGAGIGPMEGPYYEPLRQELSAFRPVVQLMTPDKDGQTKELSAFLLLVSQLHTEVSGFNAPPMLSDRTVVPAAMRTGGQEAPATAEESGRQLVDLLSPLGRVGLSMLLDEEGSYLRKVDAWLDKQGILGELRRPFREPFLVTRELGRAELERVLEEQWEWRFRTLLTPLMRRYPFAVEASQELDPTELDVLKRKDGAFWQFVNQVLSPVVEERGTEWMLRRPLRQQLAVPPRMLAMLSRLSKLARLLWTEEGKPQPLMLQVRPLPLPPSGDSGFVTMSFLKCGEAASFGFNQTPAWQDFALAWWEPRSASVGVELRVPGREGKRYRSTELSRSSWNCFRILDAATFDAEQNAIWPLPGPDGSEHSEIRLRFGMRGGPWTLFQEVTR
- a CDS encoding DotU family type IV/VI secretion system protein, which codes for MKLTHWKAILLAYRHVETILERELGAANLDPAYRDHLSPGAMDAMSRDLVVEIEKLRIALGTDLRSDDVEKVLQPFAFLLDEKVLGRLANDDAQHWPLLQLRVFGLDSGGDLFYELADTCLRRQDTAPLLFEMLHFCLTAGFTGRYVGHPARLREYREQLVARIPRPEAIAPQAAAEEAGPPPTLYDFPWRYYAVTLAIIVTLPVVLWHLSN
- a CDS encoding type VI secretion system baseplate subunit TssF, whose protein sequence is MTRPTDRLHQDFLEEMASLERFRQRFHERYPAAPLEREDPDVRRLMEAMAFFSVQTRHATLHNLRATWRRLFAGFFDFLLEPLPTRAVVEALPGGKMGEPILLPRGTELRLSPSQGEPGTFRLQRDLRVLPVELESTEVRPLVRGGHRLILTFESRHERADTVGTLSLHVRHLDEYLPSLAVFHSLRQHLRGVSVVYDALADEHSTGTKCDVSFDREAPSPEDSASFSHPLQRLRSFFLFPETELFIHVDVAPTRGAWRRFSLCFDLAQEWTVGRSHRPDFLVPFAVPVENLRAEPAQVITTDGTRSEHPIRNMSAGRELALHSVTGVFEMTKTGLTPLRPAHLPGTGPAYEVEEVPTEHGPSPHLVLRMPEAFTAPRKLVVEALWHQPRFASDASGRIAVSVPGRHIEGLDWRLVGQLQPDRESPLRDDLTALTQLLAWKAQATLGLDELRSVLEHLGTPTEGPFRRVLPLMRELTVSRVPDSAMRGSGLRHVYEVVVEPFEPGFEPLVVCFLTRVRDLLDAWNHEAAVELRATIAGAGPLALPGVS